In Castor canadensis chromosome 11, mCasCan1.hap1v2, whole genome shotgun sequence, a single genomic region encodes these proteins:
- the Krt23 gene encoding keratin, type I cytoskeletal 23, with translation MPNTDGTMNSSHSFSQIHSASLHGIGNSWGRLRSFPRAPSVHGGAGGVRISLSITKPSCLPSGGSWGSGRGGSLLGGNGKVTMQNLNDRLASYLDKVHALEEANLKLESQILQWHQQRDPGNKKDYSHYEENISHLQEQIVGGKATNAQIIVLIDNARMAVDDFSLKYENEHSFKKDLEIEVEGLRKTLDDLTIVTTDLEQEVEGMRKELILMKKRHEQEMEEYHMPNDFKVNVKVDTTPGEDLIKVLEDMRQEYEQIIKKKHQDLDTWFKEQSAAAMSQEVASSTPVQSGQSNIHELKRTFQALEIDLQTQRNKKSALENMLSETQSRYSCQLQDVQQLIAHYEEELMQLRCGLARQNNEYNVLLGIKTHLEKEIATYRRLLEGGSTGTMEESKSSMKASATSTIKAITQESINGRIVLSQVNEIQKHA, from the exons ATGCCAAACACAGATGGGACCATGAATTCCAGCCACAGCTTTAGCCAGATCCACTCCGCCTCCCTCCATGGCATTGGAAACAGCTGGGGCCGGCTGAGAAGCTTCCCCCGAGCCCCCAGTGTCCATGGAGGCGCCGGAGGTGTCCGCATCTCCCTTTCCATCACCAAGCCAAGCTGCCTGCCCTCTGGAGGGTCTTGGGGGTCAGGAAGAGGAGGTTCCCTCCTAGGTGGAAATGGGAAAGTCACCATGCAAAACCTCAATGACCGCCTGGCCTCCTACCTGGACAAGGTGCATGCCCTGGAAGAGGCCAACTTGAAGCTGGAAAGCCAAATCCTGCAGTGGCACCAGCAGAGAGATCCAGGCAACAAGAAAGATTACTCCCACTATGAGGAAAACATCAGCCACCTGCAGGAGCAG ATAGTGGGCGGTAAGGCAACCAATGCTCAGATCATTGTCCTCATTGACAATGCCAGGATGGCAGTGGATGACTTCAGCCTCAA GTATGAAAATGAACACTCCTTTAAGAAAGACTTGGAAATTGAAGTTGAGGGGCTCCGGAAGACCTTGGATGACCTGACCATTGTCACGACGGACCTGGAACAGGAGGTGGAGGGAATGAGGAAAGAGCTCATCCTCATGAAGAAGCGCCATGAGCAG GAAATGGAGGAGTATCACATGCCAAATGACTTCAAGGTCAATGTGAAGGTGGACACGACTCCAGGGGAAGATCTAATTAAGGTATTAGAGGACATGAGGCAGGAATACGAGCAAATAATAAAGAAGAAGCATCAAGACTTGGACACTTGGTTTAAAGAGCAG TCAGCTGCTGCCATGTCCCAGGAGGTGGCCAGTTCAACACCTGTGCAGAGTGGCCAAAGTAACATCCACGAGCTGAAGCGCACTTTCCAGGCCCTAGAGATTGACCTGCAAACTCAGCGCAACAAG AAATCCGCTTTGGAAAACATGTTGTCAGAGACCCAATCCCGGTACTCCTGTCAGCTCCAGGACGTGCAGCAGCTCATTGCCCACTATGAGGAGGAGCTGATGCAGCTACGCTGTGGCCTAGCGCGTCAGAACAATGAGTACAACGTGCTCCTGGGCATCAAAACCCACCTGGAGAAGGAAATCGCCACCTACCGCCGGCTCCTGGAGGGAGGCAGCACAGG GACAATGGAAGAATCTAAGTCAAGCATGAAAG CATCTGCAACTTCAACGATCAAGGCCATCACACAGGAGAGTATCAATGGAAGAATAGTTCTTTCTCAAGTGAATGAGATCCAAAAGCATGCGTGA